A stretch of Brevundimonas naejangsanensis DNA encodes these proteins:
- the arsC gene encoding arsenate reductase (glutaredoxin) (This arsenate reductase requires both glutathione and glutaredoxin to convert arsenate to arsenite, after which the efflux transporter formed by ArsA and ArsB can extrude the arsenite from the cell, providing resistance.), with protein sequence MDVVIYHNPACGTSRNALALIRHVGIEPHVIEYLKTPPSRAMIMGLVERMGAPLRSLLREKGTPFAELSLGDPDLTDDQLLDAIEAHPVLLNRPVVVSPLGVKLCRPSEAVLDLLPSGSLKPFTKEDGEVVIDADGRRVR encoded by the coding sequence ATGGACGTCGTCATCTATCACAACCCTGCCTGCGGGACGTCGCGCAACGCCCTGGCCCTGATCCGCCACGTCGGGATCGAGCCGCACGTCATCGAGTATCTGAAGACGCCGCCCAGCCGCGCCATGATCATGGGACTGGTCGAACGCATGGGCGCGCCGCTGCGCAGCCTTCTGCGTGAGAAGGGCACGCCCTTCGCCGAACTGAGCCTTGGCGATCCCGACCTGACAGACGACCAGCTTCTGGACGCCATCGAGGCCCATCCGGTTCTGCTGAACCGTCCAGTCGTGGTGTCCCCGCTCGGGGTGAAGCTGTGTCGGCCGTCCGAGGCGGTTCTCGACCTCCTGCCGTCGGGGAGCCTGAAGCCCTTCACCAAGGAGGACGGCGAAGTCGTCATCGACGCCGACGGCCGGAGGGTCCGCTGA
- a CDS encoding ArsR/SmtB family transcription factor produces the protein MESKIAILALAALAQPTRLETFRLLVRHEPEGLPAGQIADTLAVPANTMSAHLGVLSRAGLISSERRSRSIIYRADLSRLQGLIVFLLKDCCQGRAELCEPLLAELSPCRA, from the coding sequence ATGGAATCAAAAATCGCCATCCTTGCTCTCGCCGCCCTGGCCCAGCCCACGCGGCTCGAGACCTTCCGCCTGCTGGTTCGTCACGAACCCGAGGGTCTGCCTGCCGGCCAGATCGCGGACACGCTGGCTGTGCCGGCCAATACCATGTCGGCGCATCTCGGCGTCCTGTCCCGCGCCGGTCTGATCAGTTCCGAGCGTCGCAGCCGGTCGATCATCTATCGCGCCGACCTGAGCCGCCTTCAGGGGTTGATCGTCTTCCTGCTGAAGGACTGCTGCCAAGGCCGCGCCGAACTGTGCGAGCCGCTGCTGGCCGAACTCTCGCCCTGCCGCGCCTGA
- a CDS encoding TerC family protein: MDLMTFFLADWLGKPAWMWLAFMGVVVALLVLDLGVLHRDQHEIGVRESLLLSSMYIAVALVFGGWVWWELGSQSGMEYLTGFAIEKSLAMDNVFVIAMIFGYFAIPRALQHRVLFWGILGVIVLRAIMIGAGAALVSQYGWVLYIFAAFLIFTGIKMFFAGDGHADLGANPLVKWMRGHLRITDQLQGQRFFVREPHPKTGRMVLWATPMFLALVMIEIADVIFAVDSVPAIFAITTDPYIVYTSNIFAILGLRALYFALAAIIHRFAYLKQALAVLLVFIGGKIFLADLLGWEKFPAEWSLAITAFILAAGVFWSLWKTQGQSSETSSS; this comes from the coding sequence ATGGACCTGATGACTTTCTTCCTGGCCGACTGGCTGGGCAAGCCGGCCTGGATGTGGCTGGCGTTCATGGGCGTGGTCGTGGCGCTGCTGGTGCTCGACCTCGGCGTCCTGCACCGCGACCAGCACGAGATCGGCGTGCGTGAGAGCCTCTTGCTATCCAGCATGTACATCGCCGTCGCGCTCGTTTTCGGCGGCTGGGTCTGGTGGGAGCTGGGCAGCCAGTCGGGCATGGAATACCTGACAGGCTTCGCGATCGAGAAGTCGCTGGCGATGGACAACGTCTTCGTCATCGCCATGATCTTCGGCTACTTCGCCATTCCGAGGGCGCTGCAGCACCGAGTGCTTTTCTGGGGCATCCTGGGCGTAATCGTGCTCAGGGCCATCATGATCGGCGCGGGCGCGGCCCTGGTCAGCCAGTACGGCTGGGTGCTCTACATCTTCGCCGCCTTCCTGATCTTCACCGGAATCAAGATGTTTTTCGCCGGCGACGGACATGCCGACTTAGGCGCCAATCCGCTGGTTAAGTGGATGCGCGGGCATCTGAGAATCACCGACCAACTGCAAGGCCAGAGGTTCTTCGTACGCGAGCCCCACCCGAAGACCGGGCGCATGGTCCTCTGGGCCACGCCGATGTTCCTGGCGCTGGTGATGATCGAGATTGCGGACGTGATCTTCGCTGTGGACTCGGTGCCGGCGATCTTCGCCATCACCACTGACCCCTACATCGTCTACACCTCGAACATCTTCGCCATCCTGGGGCTCAGGGCGCTCTATTTCGCGCTCGCCGCCATCATCCACCGCTTCGCCTATCTCAAACAGGCGCTGGCCGTGCTGCTGGTGTTCATAGGCGGCAAGATCTTTTTGGCCGACCTCTTGGGCTGGGAGAAATTTCCCGCGGAGTGGTCGCTGGCCATCACCGCCTTCATCCTGGCGGCAGGGGTGTTCTGGTCGCTCTGGAAGACGCAGGGTCAGTCCTCTGAGACCTCCTCCTCGTGA
- a CDS encoding TonB-dependent receptor: MFFTNLKSALLCGAAFVGLGVVVAPSASWADDAASAVALAETGQIAGLITDADRGGYLLGAEVRIEGHDQVAVSDREGRFALQRAPIGRHTLIVSYVGRTTQRVQVEVAAGAVASASVALPIDFGAASVADVVVVGRRPQAESEAAALQVQRSSTALVNVVSADAIGHFPDQNIAAALSRLPGVAVERDQGQERSISLRGAPSRWSTISFDGVNVIAPGGKSARTDTIPAAIAKSVIVRKAVTAAMSGETLAGNIDITTRGAFDYPERAVSLNLGYGYNDLGGRSQYDVGGFIADTFADGRFGVALSASRYERNMITDNFETDWEVASEDREPGSETRTWADAHQNKLYRLTRSNTAYAGRFDFRPSNEHRFFLTSLYTEFTDDEMRNAHEFDLDDGAVRTDRAAVTRGYADVRTGNTPLQGTIYGVELDSTLNLNHTLESIFTNTLGGEQRFGDWDVSWRLNYTQSRAEAGPSFNSAWRSPRPGGAVDYSLRPTVVYDFTNRELHGVQLYETIVNPDGSFSRGASKRSLDPQDYEFVYLRSTTRLQDSRSYSARLDLSRDLTLFGRSTELQFGGQYDDRTKEDTRQTLEIVPAALTAAQIPFPSPADFAINDPYKGDLPLGYAFRYFSESGAKALWRDLHDRGLSRIQANTSETNNYEVSESVLAGYAMATTYFDWGNILVGVRAERVENEGEALVKTGAGFESVRVSDDNIVVLPSAHVNWDISDQLKLRLSANTGAARPDFSLLRPNYSVSDEDEVVSGGNPSAGPEKAVGVDAYLEWYLPSGAFFSVGAYYKHLNDVLFSVVHPRFGSEVLNQPGLDRSEYAYATTDNGGSGYLRGVEVAFSQTMEPFADRLGLPDWAAGFGVRGNLTLNATETETPDGRKVPLPGASDLIYNAALSYERYGFSTRLSWQYRTEWLDSVGDGDILGDGYWDEVGRLDFKASYAFNDNAEIYFDANNLLNEPGIRYQGEAYRVSEYEQFGARYMVGLRLNF; encoded by the coding sequence TTGTTCTTCACTAATCTCAAATCCGCCCTGCTCTGCGGCGCCGCCTTTGTCGGCCTGGGCGTGGTCGTGGCGCCGTCGGCGTCGTGGGCCGACGATGCGGCCTCGGCCGTCGCCCTGGCCGAGACCGGGCAGATCGCCGGGTTGATCACGGACGCGGATCGCGGCGGCTATCTGCTGGGCGCCGAGGTGCGCATCGAGGGGCACGACCAGGTCGCGGTGAGCGACCGCGAGGGACGCTTCGCCCTGCAGCGGGCGCCGATCGGCCGTCACACCCTGATTGTCAGCTATGTCGGGCGTACGACCCAGCGGGTCCAGGTCGAGGTCGCCGCCGGCGCCGTAGCTTCGGCTTCGGTGGCTCTGCCGATCGACTTCGGCGCCGCCTCTGTGGCCGACGTCGTGGTCGTCGGCCGCCGCCCGCAGGCGGAATCGGAAGCCGCCGCCCTGCAGGTCCAGCGCTCGTCGACGGCCCTGGTGAACGTGGTCTCGGCCGACGCCATCGGCCACTTCCCCGATCAGAACATCGCCGCCGCCCTCAGCCGCCTGCCGGGCGTCGCCGTCGAGCGCGACCAGGGCCAGGAGCGGTCCATCAGCCTGCGCGGCGCGCCCTCGCGCTGGAGCACCATCTCCTTCGACGGCGTCAACGTCATCGCGCCGGGCGGCAAGAGCGCCCGCACCGACACCATTCCCGCCGCCATCGCCAAGTCGGTGATCGTGCGCAAGGCGGTGACCGCGGCCATGTCGGGCGAGACCCTGGCCGGCAACATCGACATCACCACGCGCGGCGCCTTCGACTACCCCGAACGGGCGGTCTCGCTGAACCTGGGCTACGGCTACAACGACCTGGGCGGCCGCAGCCAGTATGACGTGGGCGGCTTCATCGCCGACACCTTCGCCGACGGCCGGTTCGGGGTGGCCCTGTCGGCCTCGCGCTATGAGCGCAACATGATCACCGACAATTTCGAGACGGACTGGGAAGTCGCCTCGGAGGACCGCGAGCCGGGTTCGGAGACGCGCACCTGGGCCGACGCCCATCAGAACAAGCTCTATCGCCTGACGCGCAGCAACACCGCCTACGCGGGCCGGTTCGACTTCCGTCCGTCGAACGAGCATCGCTTCTTCCTGACCAGCCTCTATACCGAGTTCACCGACGACGAGATGCGCAACGCGCATGAGTTCGACCTAGACGACGGGGCGGTGCGCACCGACCGCGCGGCGGTCACGCGCGGCTACGCCGACGTCCGCACGGGCAATACGCCGCTGCAGGGGACCATCTACGGCGTCGAGCTGGACAGCACCCTGAACCTCAACCACACCCTGGAAAGCATCTTCACCAACACCCTGGGCGGCGAGCAGCGCTTCGGCGACTGGGACGTGTCCTGGCGCCTGAACTACACCCAGTCGCGCGCCGAGGCGGGGCCGTCGTTCAACTCGGCCTGGCGCAGCCCGCGCCCCGGCGGCGCGGTCGACTACAGCCTGCGCCCGACGGTGGTCTATGACTTCACCAATCGCGAACTGCACGGCGTCCAGTTGTACGAGACCATCGTCAATCCGGACGGCAGCTTCTCGCGCGGGGCGTCCAAACGCTCGCTGGACCCGCAGGACTACGAGTTCGTCTATCTGCGCTCCACCACCCGTCTGCAGGACAGCCGGTCCTACAGCGCCCGCCTGGATCTGAGCCGTGACCTGACCCTGTTCGGCCGTTCGACCGAACTTCAGTTCGGCGGCCAGTATGACGACCGCACCAAGGAAGACACGCGCCAGACGCTCGAGATCGTCCCGGCGGCCCTGACGGCGGCGCAGATCCCCTTCCCGTCGCCCGCCGACTTCGCCATCAACGACCCCTACAAGGGCGACCTGCCGCTGGGCTACGCCTTCCGCTACTTCTCCGAAAGCGGCGCCAAGGCCTTGTGGCGCGACCTGCACGATCGCGGTCTCAGCCGCATCCAGGCCAACACCTCGGAGACGAACAACTACGAGGTCTCCGAAAGCGTCCTGGCCGGCTACGCCATGGCCACCACCTATTTCGACTGGGGCAACATCCTGGTCGGCGTCCGCGCCGAACGGGTCGAGAACGAAGGCGAAGCTCTGGTCAAAACGGGCGCCGGCTTCGAGTCTGTCCGCGTGTCCGACGACAACATCGTGGTCCTGCCCAGCGCGCACGTGAACTGGGACATCAGCGACCAGCTCAAGCTGCGCCTGTCGGCCAACACGGGCGCCGCCCGCCCCGACTTCAGCCTGCTGCGCCCGAACTACAGCGTCAGCGACGAGGACGAGGTCGTCAGCGGCGGCAATCCGTCGGCCGGGCCGGAAAAGGCCGTAGGCGTGGACGCCTATCTGGAATGGTATCTGCCCTCGGGGGCCTTCTTCTCGGTCGGCGCCTACTACAAGCATCTCAACGACGTGCTGTTCAGCGTGGTCCATCCGCGCTTCGGCAGCGAGGTGCTGAACCAGCCGGGGCTCGATCGTTCCGAATACGCCTACGCCACCACCGACAACGGCGGCAGCGGCTATCTGCGCGGCGTCGAGGTCGCCTTCTCCCAGACGATGGAGCCCTTCGCCGACCGCCTGGGCCTGCCGGACTGGGCCGCCGGCTTCGGCGTGCGCGGCAACCTGACGCTGAACGCCACCGAAACCGAGACGCCGGACGGCCGCAAGGTGCCGCTGCCGGGGGCGTCGGACCTCATCTACAACGCCGCCCTGTCCTATGAGCGCTACGGCTTCTCGACTCGTCTGAGCTGGCAGTATCGCACCGAGTGGCTCGACAGCGTCGGCGACGGCGACATCCTGGGCGACGGTTATTGGGACGAGGTGGGCCGGTTGGACTTCAAGGCCAGCTACGCCTTCAACGACAACGCCGAAATCTACTTCGACGCCAACAACCTGCTGAACGAGCCGGGCATCCGTTACCAGGGCGAAGCCTATCGCGTGTCCGAGTACGAGCAGTTCGGCGCGCGCTACATGGTCGGCCTGCGCCTCAACTTCTGA
- a CDS encoding purple acid phosphatase family protein, with amino-acid sequence MHLKTLLIAGAALVAGLPAIAHAQASAPTAPSVSAPRPWAPTGLPDRIVLTPGADAARDMAVAWRTDGRQVAALAELVEAIDGPAYEERAQVVAGRSTDGAALGGQGRHHAARFEGLKPATTYLYRVRGADGWSEWLSFRTAAADLSEPFRILYFGDTQNSILSKGSRTIRNGLLRTSPDVVVHAGDLTGRSHDWEWGEWTAAGGYGFAMIPQLPAAGNHEYSDDDEGARHLGPLWSAQFALPGNGADKAPETSYFVDYQGVRFIVLDGTAAAELDSLDSQTRWLDGALASSTARWNVVVQHQPIYTCARPDDTKALKAAWEPIYRARNVDMVLQGHDHCYSRITDGEGQAAGAARRAAGAPQGPVYVVSVAGPKMYGLNDRALIQPDRVAADTQLYQTIDVEAGRLRYRAYTVSGALYDAVDIVRAADGSKSLEAPSEALPSLRLCDGAVGPDGVPCVGSPK; translated from the coding sequence ATGCACCTGAAGACCCTTCTGATCGCCGGCGCGGCCCTGGTCGCCGGCCTGCCGGCCATCGCCCACGCCCAGGCTTCCGCCCCCACGGCGCCGTCCGTATCCGCCCCGCGCCCCTGGGCGCCGACGGGCTTGCCGGATCGCATCGTCCTGACGCCGGGCGCCGACGCGGCGCGGGACATGGCCGTGGCCTGGCGCACGGATGGCCGCCAGGTCGCCGCCCTGGCTGAACTGGTCGAGGCGATCGACGGCCCCGCCTATGAGGAGCGCGCCCAGGTCGTGGCGGGCCGTTCGACGGACGGCGCGGCGCTGGGCGGGCAGGGTCGCCACCACGCCGCGCGGTTCGAGGGGCTGAAGCCGGCGACGACCTACCTCTACCGCGTCAGGGGCGCGGACGGCTGGTCGGAGTGGCTGTCGTTCCGCACCGCGGCCGCCGACCTGTCGGAGCCTTTCCGCATCCTCTATTTCGGGGACACCCAGAACAGCATTCTGTCCAAGGGTTCGCGCACCATCCGCAACGGCCTGCTGCGGACCTCGCCGGACGTGGTGGTGCACGCGGGCGACCTGACCGGCCGGTCGCATGACTGGGAGTGGGGGGAGTGGACGGCGGCGGGCGGCTACGGCTTCGCCATGATCCCGCAGCTTCCCGCCGCCGGAAACCATGAGTACAGCGACGACGACGAGGGCGCCCGACACCTCGGCCCCCTGTGGTCGGCCCAGTTCGCCCTGCCCGGAAACGGCGCGGACAAGGCGCCCGAGACCAGCTATTTCGTCGACTATCAGGGCGTGCGCTTCATCGTTCTGGACGGCACGGCCGCTGCGGAGCTCGACTCCCTCGACTCCCAGACCCGCTGGCTGGACGGCGCCCTGGCCTCCAGCACCGCGCGCTGGAACGTCGTGGTCCAGCACCAACCCATCTACACCTGCGCCCGCCCGGACGACACCAAGGCGCTGAAGGCCGCCTGGGAGCCGATCTATCGGGCGCGCAACGTGGACATGGTCCTACAGGGCCACGACCACTGCTACAGCCGCATCACCGACGGCGAGGGGCAGGCGGCGGGCGCCGCGCGCCGCGCCGCCGGAGCGCCGCAGGGGCCGGTCTATGTGGTCTCGGTCGCCGGACCTAAGATGTACGGCCTGAACGACCGGGCCCTGATCCAGCCCGACCGCGTCGCGGCCGACACCCAGCTGTATCAGACCATCGACGTCGAGGCCGGGCGCCTGCGCTATCGCGCCTACACCGTGTCGGGCGCCCTCTATGACGCCGTCGACATCGTCCGCGCGGCCGACGGCTCCAAGTCGCTCGAGGCGCCGTCGGAGGCTCTGCCGTCCCTGCGGCTGTGCGACGGCGCCGTCGGCCCCGACGGCGTCCCCTGTGTCGGCAGCCCCAAATAG
- a CDS encoding alkaline phosphatase: MTTISRRLLVSALVLSAALSAGLSPAMAQAPARAAVAVAAEAPPTQRAKNVILFLADAGGVSTLNAASLMAYGEPLQLHIQQWPHLGLSETSAVDQFVSDSANGMSSIMTGVKTRNGVISQSPSAVRGRSDGAPTKTLLEYAEERGLRTGVISSQSIADATPAATYAHANDRGKWGEIFPQAFSPRFGDGVDVMFGVGRQKIGEQLAAVGSSFDALSRAHDRPIYARLEEAPASNGRPVVVADAMDVHAATLRALDLLEGAPEGYFLMVEWDAHTDDVRRGLQNVVDFDKLIEAVQARVDLNDTLLLFTADHSFGVQVDGGRRGEVLLEGYDAWKSAPGDGKLVRLDRVLVNRTHTAEEVPALAVGAGAERVRGYFPNTRLFEVMMAAWGWEADAASGD, from the coding sequence ATGACCACGATTTCCCGCCGCCTTCTGGTTTCCGCCCTGGTCCTTTCGGCCGCCTTGTCGGCGGGGCTGTCTCCGGCCATGGCGCAAGCCCCGGCGCGCGCCGCCGTCGCTGTGGCCGCCGAAGCCCCCCCGACGCAGCGGGCGAAGAACGTCATCCTCTTCCTGGCCGATGCGGGCGGCGTCTCGACGCTGAACGCGGCCAGTCTGATGGCCTATGGCGAGCCGCTGCAACTGCACATCCAGCAGTGGCCGCATCTGGGCCTGAGCGAGACCTCGGCGGTCGATCAGTTCGTGTCGGACTCGGCCAACGGCATGTCCTCGATCATGACCGGGGTGAAGACGCGCAACGGCGTGATCAGCCAGTCGCCCTCGGCCGTGCGCGGCCGGAGCGACGGCGCGCCCACCAAGACCCTGCTGGAATACGCCGAGGAGCGCGGCCTGCGCACGGGGGTGATCTCGAGCCAGTCCATCGCCGACGCGACGCCGGCGGCGACCTACGCCCATGCCAACGACCGGGGGAAGTGGGGCGAGATCTTCCCGCAGGCCTTCTCGCCCCGCTTCGGCGACGGGGTCGACGTGATGTTCGGCGTCGGTCGGCAGAAGATCGGCGAGCAACTGGCGGCCGTCGGCTCAAGCTTTGACGCCCTGAGCCGGGCGCACGACCGCCCCATCTACGCCCGCCTGGAAGAAGCGCCGGCGTCCAACGGTCGACCCGTGGTCGTGGCCGATGCGATGGACGTGCATGCGGCCACGCTGCGCGCGCTCGACCTGCTGGAAGGGGCGCCCGAGGGCTATTTCCTCATGGTTGAATGGGACGCCCACACGGATGACGTGCGCAGGGGCCTGCAGAACGTCGTGGACTTCGACAAGCTGATCGAGGCGGTCCAGGCCCGCGTCGACCTGAACGACACCCTGCTGCTGTTCACCGCCGACCACTCGTTCGGGGTCCAGGTGGACGGCGGCCGGCGCGGCGAGGTCTTGCTGGAAGGGTATGACGCCTGGAAGTCGGCGCCGGGCGACGGGAAGCTCGTCCGTCTGGACCGGGTGCTGGTCAACCGCACACACACGGCCGAGGAGGTTCCCGCCCTGGCCGTCGGCGCCGGCGCCGAGCGCGTCCGCGGCTATTTCCCCAACACCCGCCTGTTCGAGGTGATGATGGCCGCCTGGGGCTGGGAGGCCGACGCCGCGTCGGGCGACTGA
- a CDS encoding formylglycine-generating enzyme family protein, with product MTRSKDPVTMKTLAAGDFVMGSDHHYVEERPAHRRHVEGFAIDAVPVTNARFAAFVADTGHRTLAETPVNPADYPGVRPELLAPSSLVFTPPPGPVPLTDPRQWWRVVAGADWRHPLGPGSSIEGLEEHPVVHVGFADALAYARWAGKTLPTEAQWEYAARAGSTTEYAWGDDLEPEGRQMANLWQGAFPHYNSLADGFLRTSPVGCYPANAWGLSDMIGNVWEWTLDTYQRDHSGPPAKSCCGVNARPSAHVFKVLKGGSHLCTPDYCRRYRPPARLQQATDTSASHIGFRCCV from the coding sequence GTGACCCGGTCCAAAGACCCCGTGACGATGAAGACCCTGGCTGCGGGCGACTTCGTCATGGGGTCGGACCATCACTACGTCGAGGAACGCCCCGCGCACCGCCGCCATGTCGAGGGCTTCGCCATCGACGCCGTGCCGGTGACCAACGCCCGGTTCGCCGCCTTCGTGGCCGACACCGGGCACCGGACCCTGGCGGAGACGCCGGTCAATCCGGCCGACTATCCCGGCGTTCGCCCCGAACTGCTGGCTCCCTCCTCCCTGGTCTTCACGCCTCCGCCCGGCCCCGTGCCCCTGACCGATCCGCGACAGTGGTGGCGGGTGGTGGCGGGGGCGGACTGGCGTCACCCGCTGGGCCCCGGTTCCTCGATCGAGGGGCTGGAGGAGCATCCGGTGGTGCACGTCGGCTTCGCCGACGCCCTGGCCTATGCGCGCTGGGCCGGAAAGACCCTGCCCACGGAGGCGCAGTGGGAATACGCCGCCCGCGCCGGGTCCACGACCGAATATGCCTGGGGCGACGACCTTGAGCCCGAGGGCCGACAGATGGCCAACCTCTGGCAGGGCGCCTTTCCTCACTACAACAGCCTGGCCGACGGCTTCCTGCGCACCTCGCCCGTCGGCTGTTATCCGGCCAACGCCTGGGGCCTGTCCGACATGATCGGCAACGTCTGGGAGTGGACCCTCGACACCTATCAGCGCGACCACTCCGGCCCGCCGGCCAAGAGCTGCTGCGGGGTCAACGCCCGGCCGTCCGCCCATGTCTTCAAGGTGCTGAAGGGCGGCTCGCATCTGTGCACGCCCGACTACTGCCGCCGCTACCGCCCCCCGGCCCGCCTGCAACAGGCCACCGACACCAGCGCCTCGCATATCGGCTTCCGCTGCTGCGTCTGA
- a CDS encoding arylsulfatase — MKIAKRLLPALLGGASLLCLAPAALHAEPAPAAALATAPAPPERDARPNIVLIVVDDMGYSDLSAFGSEIRTPNLDALAASGVQLTNFHASPACSPTRAMLLSGVDNHIAGVGTMVEVIAPEQVGVPGYEGVLNDRVVPFPALLQKAGYHTFMVGKWHLGMKDGQSPQDRGFDHSFVLLNGGADHFTQGGTIFAAPKASYRDDGALVDLPENFFSTDFYTDRILQNIQGVDDQKPFFAYIAYTAPHWPLQAPDEYLDRYRGVYDVGYEEILNRRIERMKAKGLIAEDVQPAPSPGVWPEWSELSAEEKAKEARRMEIYAAMIANLDDNVGRLVAELKRTGQYDNTVFVFFSDNGAEGSDAEDISEKNREWIQATFDNSLDNMGRRNSFIGYGPNWARVSSAPFRLFKAFSYEGGVRTPAFVAGPGVRQSVSDAYVNVKDWAPTFLQMAQTVHPAQEGAAVPPLQGLSAVPFLTGQSDQVHPADATHCLELFGRVAVRQGDYKLTYSNSPWGSGDWELYNMRSDPTETRDLSQAEPEQLAVMKSAWETCQRDNNILWTPAIAGKNAYGNTSVHFPERQIDFRTKE; from the coding sequence ATGAAGATCGCGAAACGCCTGCTGCCCGCCCTTCTGGGCGGCGCCTCCCTGCTCTGCCTGGCGCCGGCGGCGCTGCACGCCGAACCCGCCCCGGCCGCTGCCCTCGCGACGGCGCCCGCGCCGCCCGAGCGCGACGCCCGGCCCAACATCGTCCTGATCGTCGTCGACGACATGGGCTATTCGGACCTCAGCGCCTTCGGCAGCGAGATCCGGACCCCCAACCTGGACGCCCTGGCGGCTAGCGGCGTGCAGCTGACCAACTTCCACGCCTCGCCGGCCTGCTCGCCGACGCGCGCCATGCTGCTCAGCGGCGTCGACAACCACATTGCCGGCGTTGGCACCATGGTCGAGGTCATCGCCCCCGAACAGGTCGGCGTGCCCGGCTATGAAGGGGTGCTGAACGACCGGGTCGTCCCCTTCCCGGCCCTGCTGCAGAAGGCCGGCTATCACACCTTCATGGTGGGCAAGTGGCACCTGGGGATGAAGGACGGCCAGAGCCCGCAGGACCGCGGCTTCGACCACTCCTTCGTGCTGCTGAACGGCGGCGCGGACCACTTCACCCAGGGCGGCACCATCTTCGCCGCGCCCAAGGCCAGCTATCGCGACGACGGCGCCCTGGTCGACCTGCCCGAGAATTTCTTCTCGACCGACTTCTACACCGACCGGATTCTGCAGAACATCCAGGGCGTCGATGACCAGAAGCCCTTCTTCGCCTACATCGCCTACACCGCGCCGCACTGGCCGCTGCAGGCGCCGGACGAATACCTGGACCGCTATCGCGGCGTCTATGACGTCGGCTACGAGGAGATCCTCAACCGCCGGATCGAGCGCATGAAGGCCAAGGGCCTGATCGCCGAGGATGTGCAGCCCGCCCCGTCGCCCGGCGTCTGGCCCGAGTGGAGCGAACTCTCGGCCGAGGAGAAGGCCAAGGAAGCGCGGCGCATGGAGATCTACGCCGCCATGATCGCCAACCTGGACGACAACGTCGGCCGCCTGGTCGCCGAACTGAAGCGCACGGGCCAGTACGACAACACCGTCTTCGTCTTCTTCTCCGACAACGGGGCCGAGGGCAGCGATGCCGAGGACATCAGCGAGAAGAACCGCGAGTGGATTCAGGCGACCTTCGACAACAGCCTCGACAACATGGGGCGGCGCAATTCCTTCATCGGCTACGGCCCCAACTGGGCGCGGGTCAGCTCGGCTCCGTTCCGCCTGTTCAAAGCCTTCAGCTATGAGGGCGGCGTCCGCACCCCGGCCTTCGTCGCCGGTCCCGGCGTGCGCCAGAGCGTGAGCGACGCCTATGTCAATGTGAAGGATTGGGCGCCCACCTTCCTGCAGATGGCCCAGACGGTGCATCCGGCCCAGGAGGGCGCCGCCGTTCCGCCCCTGCAGGGCCTGTCCGCCGTGCCCTTCCTGACCGGCCAGAGCGATCAGGTTCACCCCGCCGACGCCACCCACTGCCTGGAGCTGTTCGGCCGCGTCGCGGTGCGTCAGGGCGACTACAAGCTGACCTACAGCAACAGCCCCTGGGGCAGCGGCGACTGGGAGCTGTACAACATGCGCAGCGACCCGACCGAGACCCGCGACCTGAGCCAGGCCGAGCCGGAGCAGCTGGCGGTGATGAAGTCGGCGTGGGAGACCTGCCAGCGAGACAACAACATCCTGTGGACCCCGGCCATCGCGGGCAAGAACGCCTACGGCAACACCAGCGTCCACTTCCCCGAGCGCCAGATCGACTTCCGCACCAAGGAGTGA